In Paenibacillus sp. G2S3, a single window of DNA contains:
- a CDS encoding nucleoside recognition domain-containing protein — translation MELPHITKGLDPLDSLLSTAKKLADGGAIRDEIVSGIYGVSAGICGDAVTYRDKKKLNSTYKLDNIVTSKIWGFPIMLAILGIVFWITIAGANYPSSWLATFFGFIEGYLTAGFEAIHAPAWLHGVLVLGLYRGTSWVISVMLPPMMIFFPVFALLENFGYLPRVAFNMDRLFKKSGGHGKQALTMSMGFGCNAAAILSTRIIESPRERMLAILTNNFVPCNGRWPTLILLSSLFMAGAATTGALRTLTTASVLMGMVLIGIIVTLTVSWVMSKTALRGVPTHYTLELPPYRRPQIWKTILISSKDKSLNVLTRAIVVAAPAGIITWILGNLFIGGDSVLNHMAAFFDPFAHMLGMDGFIIMAFILGLPANEIVLPILLMGYMSSGAMVDIDSLGSIKDVFLSHGWTWLTALNMMLFSLLHYPCGTTLVNIYKETKSMKWAVLSAVIPLGIAIGVTFAVAQLARLFGWV, via the coding sequence ATGGAGTTACCGCATATCACTAAGGGATTAGATCCTCTAGATTCCCTGCTCTCCACAGCGAAAAAGCTTGCTGACGGTGGAGCGATACGGGATGAGATTGTCAGCGGCATTTATGGCGTATCCGCAGGCATCTGTGGGGATGCAGTCACCTATAGGGATAAGAAAAAGCTGAACAGCACTTATAAGCTTGATAATATCGTAACTTCAAAAATATGGGGATTCCCCATTATGCTCGCCATCCTCGGTATCGTGTTCTGGATTACGATTGCCGGCGCCAACTATCCTTCAAGCTGGCTTGCTACTTTCTTCGGCTTCATCGAAGGGTATCTCACTGCCGGATTCGAGGCGATTCATGCCCCAGCTTGGCTGCACGGTGTGCTTGTTCTTGGATTATATCGAGGAACTTCATGGGTCATCAGCGTCATGCTGCCGCCAATGATGATATTTTTCCCAGTCTTCGCGTTGCTTGAAAATTTCGGGTATCTGCCGAGGGTTGCTTTTAACATGGACCGGTTGTTCAAGAAATCAGGTGGTCACGGCAAACAGGCTTTGACCATGTCTATGGGATTCGGCTGTAATGCTGCCGCGATCCTCTCCACCAGAATCATAGAATCACCGCGTGAACGGATGCTCGCGATTTTGACCAACAATTTCGTTCCATGTAACGGCCGCTGGCCGACATTGATTCTATTGTCTTCCTTATTCATGGCAGGAGCGGCTACGACAGGCGCACTCCGCACCCTCACAACCGCCTCCGTACTTATGGGGATGGTGCTAATCGGCATCATCGTTACCCTCACGGTTTCCTGGGTCATGTCCAAAACTGCGCTACGCGGTGTCCCTACACATTACACACTGGAGCTCCCTCCCTATCGCCGGCCACAAATTTGGAAGACCATACTTATTTCCTCCAAAGATAAGTCCCTTAACGTACTTACTCGGGCAATCGTGGTAGCTGCCCCTGCTGGAATTATCACTTGGATCTTAGGTAACCTATTTATTGGCGGAGATTCTGTCCTGAATCATATGGCTGCATTCTTCGATCCTTTTGCACACATGCTCGGCATGGATGGCTTTATCATCATGGCTTTTATTCTTGGACTTCCCGCGAATGAAATCGTACTGCCGATCCTGCTTATGGGCTATATGTCCTCTGGAGCTATGGTCGATATTGACAGCTTGGGCAGCATCAAAGATGTCTTTTTATCACATGGCTGGACCTGGCTGACCGCACTTAACATGATGCTGTTCTCCCTGCTCCACTATCCTTGTGGTACCACACTCGTGAACATCTACAAGGAAACGAAAAGTATGAAGTGGGCTGTACTCTCAGCTGTGATCCCGCTCGGCATCGCCATTGGTGTTACGTTTGCCGTCGCTCAGCTT
- a CDS encoding FeoB small GTPase domain-containing protein produces the protein MSHFTVAFAGNPNTGKSTLFNLLTGMRQHTGNWAGKTVITAEGEFKHKDHTYLAVDLPGTYSLYSNSADEEAARDYIIFEQPDVTLVVLDATSLERNLNLALQVLEITGRAVVCINLIDEARKLGIDINLKRISKRLGVPVVAISARNKIGIEALLDQVERVATGACTAQPLRITYNEEIERGIAELTPLVEQTIGSKYPGRWIALRLLDGDESLLTSLKENMKNKDLPEAKEVIGHGVTAYH, from the coding sequence ATGAGTCATTTCACAGTCGCTTTTGCAGGCAATCCTAATACTGGAAAAAGCACGCTTTTCAATCTGTTGACCGGCATGCGTCAGCATACTGGAAACTGGGCAGGTAAAACCGTCATTACTGCTGAAGGTGAGTTTAAGCATAAAGACCATACGTACCTCGCTGTAGATCTTCCTGGTACGTATTCGCTGTACTCCAATTCCGCTGATGAAGAAGCGGCTAGAGATTATATTATTTTTGAACAGCCCGATGTGACACTAGTCGTGCTTGACGCTACCTCGCTAGAACGAAATCTCAACCTTGCCTTGCAAGTACTGGAGATTACCGGTCGGGCTGTTGTCTGCATCAACCTCATCGATGAAGCCCGTAAACTGGGTATCGACATCAATCTGAAGCGCATTTCCAAACGTCTCGGCGTGCCTGTAGTTGCGATATCGGCTCGCAATAAAATTGGTATTGAGGCGTTATTGGATCAGGTGGAACGCGTGGCTACAGGCGCATGCACTGCACAGCCACTGCGTATTACGTACAACGAGGAGATTGAACGTGGAATTGCTGAGCTTACACCACTGGTAGAGCAAACTATTGGCAGCAAATATCCGGGTCGCTGGATTGCACTGCGCCTGCTCGATGGTGATGAAAGCCTGCTAACTTCGCTTAAAGAGAATATGAAGAATAAAGACTTACCTGAAGCAAAGGAGGTCATCGGTCATGGAGTTACCGCATATCACTAA
- a CDS encoding FeoA family protein, producing the protein MTGTIIPLSEAAKGSTLRINGIEVQGVLRRRLLDLGFVVGNAVEVLRRSPLGDPIAFRVSNTTIALRREESSLIFGEIIGGVEA; encoded by the coding sequence ATGACTGGAACTATTATTCCATTATCAGAAGCGGCTAAAGGCAGCACGCTGCGTATCAACGGTATTGAAGTTCAGGGTGTACTTAGAAGAAGATTGCTGGATCTCGGGTTTGTAGTCGGTAATGCCGTTGAGGTGTTACGGCGCAGTCCCTTAGGTGATCCTATAGCTTTTCGGGTAAGCAACACGACCATTGCATTGCGTAGAGAAGAAAGCTCTTTAATATTTGGAGAAATCATCGGAGGTGTAGAAGCATGA
- a CDS encoding SRPBCC domain-containing protein, producing MKELHYEFYIDGTPEQVWETLISPEGTKQIYYGSVIRSTFKEGELLEYIGPGADGDETLHVYGTLLEFTPQKALRFTHKVGPSYHKGHERYESRISWLLEPVGGTTKLTLIHDEWHPEDPSYAGSISAWWQVLSNTKTLVETGRTLDFGSWT from the coding sequence ATGAAGGAACTACATTATGAATTTTATATTGACGGAACACCAGAGCAGGTATGGGAAACATTGATCTCACCGGAAGGTACGAAGCAGATTTATTACGGCAGCGTTATTCGTTCAACCTTCAAAGAAGGAGAATTACTGGAATACATCGGACCCGGTGCAGATGGAGATGAAACGCTGCATGTCTATGGGACTCTGCTGGAGTTCACTCCGCAAAAAGCATTGCGTTTCACGCATAAGGTAGGACCTTCCTATCATAAAGGACATGAAAGATATGAATCGCGTATTTCTTGGCTGCTTGAACCGGTGGGCGGAACTACTAAGCTCACGCTTATTCACGATGAATGGCATCCTGAAGATCCTTCGTATGCTGGCAGCATCAGCGCTTGGTGGCAGGTTCTAAGTAATACCAAGACTTTAGTAGAGACTGGACGCACGCTTGATTTTGGAAGCTGGACATAA
- a CDS encoding YafY family protein, with translation MSKADYMLSILWMLKQRGRTAGELAEALEISVRSVYRYIDALCISGVPVIADSGPGGGYSLPEHFIEAPLFFDSEEQRALLQASSFARGTGYPYVEALDRALSKLKRYSNAQQLEQMERHENGIETIHSPSPSLSHLIQELELGAANGYTLQMEYRKGNGETKSSRAIDPYGLVLWKGQWYTVAYCHERQEIRSFRLDRIIELNRTEAVFARPADFSARDFLLKSLLPARNTEEKLVTVVIASDEGVLNDLCSHWLFGHTLVQRMEGQARFQVDETSLLTYVPYFLLPYGTTLRIMEPSSLKERLADIAINLAAHYKT, from the coding sequence ATGTCCAAGGCTGATTATATGTTATCCATTCTTTGGATGCTCAAGCAGCGGGGAAGAACCGCCGGAGAACTAGCGGAAGCGTTAGAGATCAGTGTTCGGTCTGTGTACAGATACATCGATGCGTTATGCATCAGTGGTGTACCCGTTATTGCGGATAGCGGGCCTGGTGGCGGTTACAGCTTACCAGAGCATTTTATTGAGGCTCCATTATTCTTTGACTCCGAAGAGCAGCGTGCCCTTCTACAAGCTTCTTCTTTTGCCAGGGGGACCGGATATCCTTATGTTGAAGCTCTGGACCGAGCCCTATCCAAGCTAAAAAGATATAGTAATGCCCAGCAATTAGAACAAATGGAGCGCCATGAGAATGGCATTGAGACGATCCATTCTCCTTCCCCGTCGCTTAGCCATCTGATTCAAGAATTGGAATTGGGGGCAGCGAACGGATACACCCTGCAAATGGAATATCGTAAGGGTAATGGAGAAACCAAATCATCTCGTGCCATTGATCCTTACGGACTTGTACTCTGGAAGGGCCAATGGTACACCGTAGCTTACTGCCACGAGCGACAAGAAATTCGCAGTTTCCGGCTCGATAGAATCATTGAACTGAACCGAACAGAAGCTGTATTTGCTCGTCCTGCTGACTTCTCTGCACGTGATTTTTTGTTAAAGAGCTTACTGCCTGCACGCAATACTGAAGAGAAACTAGTTACAGTAGTCATCGCATCCGACGAGGGAGTCTTGAATGATCTATGCAGTCATTGGTTGTTCGGACATACGCTGGTACAGCGCATGGAAGGACAAGCCCGCTTTCAAGTGGACGAAACTTCTTTACTGACTTATGTACCCTACTTCTTGTTGCCTTATGGAACCACATTACGCATCATGGAGCCTTCTTCCCTGAAAGAAAGACTAGCGGACATAGCCATTAATTTAGCAGCTCATTATAAGACATAA
- a CDS encoding ABC transporter permease, whose protein sequence is MNFPQFAFNNVRRNSRAYFAFFLSSAFMVMIFFSYSVFIYHPSITNIALGANSASGMQIASYIVFIFAFFFVLYSISAFLKMRNLEFGILMILGARPGQINKLILIENMLIGLLSIVTGMSFGMLLSKLFLLLSTTIMGMEPLPFYWPMKALIITSISFISLFLVISIFTLLFIRKHQVLELLKGNVKPKKEPHVSFLFSLFGFLLLTIGALAIRKQLSPSSLLVAAVTGIAGTYFFYSQLSVLGIRLLKLSRKRLWRGTNLLWISEMSYKIKDNARMLFLVTVVTSIACMASGFLLSINQANTEHYKKTSFAMNYSNYNPKGEMPDLGHIHNKLQNAKVEYTENKVDLISASIQGIDKETILNIDIISRSEFNQLAPQMNVPEVGPLSEKEAVLLLSPHIQTQNYAANQTVLLKNQKDEELLLKELRTPKIHPMDPMASSLLIVDDGFYEKFSSAEKHTRPYVRYLYKIPAWDGPTPNASSPEAVITKELIQWSKASNISNNQYSSLMTARADSYLSTKQGTAIFSFIGIFIALIFSLSSASFLFFKLHTELNTDKQMYNALSKIGLSTKEMSASATKQISVLFYIPIVIATIQTLVVIRPILKQMNITDVTLPVLITSGTFLAVQTLYFIIARSRYIHSLKKIMV, encoded by the coding sequence ATGAACTTTCCTCAATTCGCGTTTAACAATGTGCGGCGCAATTCACGGGCTTATTTTGCCTTTTTCTTAAGCAGTGCTTTTATGGTCATGATCTTTTTCTCTTATTCAGTCTTTATTTACCACCCTAGTATTACGAACATCGCGCTGGGTGCGAATTCAGCCTCCGGCATGCAAATTGCTTCTTATATCGTGTTTATCTTTGCGTTCTTTTTCGTTCTATACTCGATTAGTGCATTTCTGAAAATGCGTAATCTGGAGTTCGGCATACTGATGATTTTAGGCGCACGCCCTGGCCAGATCAACAAGCTGATTCTTATAGAAAATATGCTGATCGGACTGCTCTCTATAGTAACAGGTATGTCTTTCGGCATGCTTTTATCCAAGCTGTTCTTGCTGCTAAGCACGACAATTATGGGCATGGAGCCACTGCCATTTTATTGGCCAATGAAGGCATTAATAATTACTTCTATCTCTTTCATTTCATTATTTCTGGTCATTTCGATCTTCACATTATTGTTCATTCGCAAGCATCAAGTCCTTGAACTGCTTAAGGGAAATGTTAAGCCTAAAAAAGAGCCTCATGTCTCCTTCTTGTTCTCGCTTTTCGGATTTCTACTGTTGACCATCGGCGCTCTCGCTATACGGAAGCAATTGTCTCCCAGCTCACTCCTAGTCGCTGCTGTCACAGGTATTGCGGGAACCTATTTTTTCTACTCTCAGTTGTCCGTACTAGGGATACGATTGCTTAAGCTAAGCAGAAAACGGCTTTGGCGTGGAACCAATCTGCTGTGGATTTCCGAGATGAGCTACAAGATCAAAGACAATGCAAGAATGTTATTCCTTGTTACGGTAGTTACCTCGATTGCTTGTATGGCTTCAGGATTTCTTTTGTCCATTAATCAAGCGAACACGGAGCACTATAAAAAAACCTCCTTCGCAATGAATTATTCAAATTATAATCCAAAGGGAGAGATGCCTGATTTAGGACACATCCATAACAAATTACAGAATGCCAAGGTCGAGTATACAGAGAATAAAGTTGATCTAATCTCCGCTTCCATTCAAGGAATCGATAAAGAAACCATACTTAACATTGATATCATTTCACGGTCAGAGTTCAATCAATTGGCTCCTCAAATGAATGTGCCCGAAGTGGGACCCTTATCTGAGAAAGAAGCTGTATTACTGCTGAGCCCTCATATCCAGACACAGAATTATGCTGCTAATCAAACGGTTCTTTTGAAAAATCAGAAAGATGAAGAGCTGCTGCTAAAAGAACTGCGAACGCCCAAGATACATCCAATGGACCCCATGGCAAGCTCACTCTTAATCGTAGATGACGGCTTCTATGAGAAGTTTTCTTCAGCAGAGAAACACACCAGGCCATATGTGAGATACCTATATAAAATCCCTGCATGGGACGGTCCTACTCCTAATGCCAGCTCACCTGAAGCTGTCATCACTAAAGAGCTCATCCAGTGGAGTAAAGCATCCAACATTTCTAACAATCAATATAGCTCCTTAATGACAGCACGAGCAGACAGCTATCTATCAACCAAACAGGGAACAGCCATATTTAGTTTTATTGGCATTTTTATCGCGCTGATTTTCTCGCTTTCATCGGCCAGCTTTCTCTTTTTTAAGCTTCATACCGAGCTGAACACGGACAAACAAATGTACAATGCTTTATCCAAAATCGGTTTAAGCACCAAAGAAATGTCAGCTTCTGCTACCAAACAAATTTCTGTGCTCTTTTATATTCCGATTGTGATTGCCACCATTCAGACCCTTGTCGTAATTCGTCCCATACTGAAGCAAATGAATATCACCGATGTAACTCTTCCCGTACTAATTACATCCGGTACATTCCTTGCTGTGCAGACCCTCTATTTCATTATTGCTCGATCTCGTTACATTCATAGTCTCAAAAAAATAATGGTATAA
- a CDS encoding ABC transporter ATP-binding protein: MNVVEVKGLHKVYPGKIATQALTDIHLNIEKGEFVGIMGPSGSGKTTLLNMVSTIDQPSSGEVIINSSNPYLLNKKELAHFRRKQLGFVFQDFNLLETLTVAENIVLPLTLDNRKLSQMEILLQSVAERLNITDILSKRTYEISGGQRQRTAIARAIITSPSIILADEPTGALDSNSSRTVMESLENINHIEGTTLMLVTHDPLAASYCNRIVFIKDGKLAAEIHRGDNRQAFFQKIIDTLSFWGGNSHELSSIRV, translated from the coding sequence ATGAATGTTGTAGAAGTCAAAGGACTTCATAAGGTATACCCCGGCAAAATAGCGACCCAAGCCCTCACCGATATCCATCTCAATATTGAAAAAGGTGAATTTGTAGGTATCATGGGACCCTCTGGTAGCGGTAAAACAACATTGCTGAACATGGTGTCCACGATCGACCAGCCCTCCTCTGGTGAGGTGATTATCAATAGCAGCAACCCTTACCTTTTGAATAAAAAAGAGCTCGCCCATTTTCGCCGCAAACAACTAGGCTTTGTGTTTCAGGACTTTAACCTGCTTGAGACATTAACCGTCGCCGAGAATATTGTACTGCCCCTAACGCTGGATAACCGTAAACTCTCGCAGATGGAGATCTTGCTTCAAAGCGTCGCAGAACGCTTAAACATTACCGATATTCTTAGTAAACGCACCTATGAAATTTCAGGGGGACAACGTCAGCGGACCGCAATTGCCCGGGCAATCATCACCTCCCCTTCGATTATATTAGCCGATGAGCCTACAGGTGCGCTTGACTCCAACTCTTCACGGACGGTAATGGAATCGCTGGAGAATATTAACCACATAGAGGGCACGACGCTAATGCTTGTAACGCATGATCCACTGGCAGCGAGCTACTGTAATCGAATCGTCTTTATAAAAGACGGCAAACTGGCGGCAGAAATTCACCGGGGAGATAACCGTCAGGCCTTCTTCCAAAAGATTATCGATACACTTTCATTCTGGGGAGGGAATAGTCATGAACTTTCCTCAATTCGCGTTTAA
- a CDS encoding sensor histidine kinase: MKLFWRDQISLILFYLFQMLLIPLLYWLSGENRPISIMLYGIALSTVVLLLFLGYRYVQHRRLYAALTDPMDTLQKHLVSLGDTPLAEAIHELLQLIDRQYQEQVNGHVRQMDQHIVFMNRWVHQMKTPLSVIQLTLKDLEEEAATSIQEELERLRGGLEMVIYTARLDRFEDDFQVEPLLLRKTVSEAVAENRRLFIRRGIKVDVQVDTNLAIYSDAKWLMFMLTQILTNAVNYTSTSGTAKTVTLSAQRAGTDTILDITDQGIGISPEDLKRVFNPYFTGDRGRHYHESTGMGLYLVREICSRLEHKVEIQSRLGEGTRVRLIFSNSNHLQK; the protein is encoded by the coding sequence ATGAAGCTATTTTGGAGAGACCAGATTTCGCTAATCCTTTTCTATCTGTTTCAAATGCTACTTATTCCCTTGCTATATTGGCTGTCTGGTGAGAACAGACCGATCTCTATCATGCTCTATGGAATCGCTCTGAGCACCGTAGTTCTTTTATTATTTTTAGGCTACCGATATGTTCAGCACCGGAGATTGTATGCAGCATTAACTGATCCTATGGACACGCTCCAAAAGCATCTCGTATCCTTAGGAGACACTCCACTTGCCGAAGCGATCCATGAGTTATTACAGCTTATTGACCGCCAGTATCAGGAGCAGGTAAATGGGCATGTCCGCCAAATGGATCAGCATATCGTATTCATGAACCGCTGGGTTCATCAGATGAAAACTCCACTCTCTGTAATTCAGCTCACGCTAAAGGATCTTGAAGAGGAAGCCGCTACAAGTATTCAGGAGGAATTGGAACGTCTACGCGGAGGGCTAGAGATGGTTATTTACACAGCGAGGCTTGATCGGTTTGAAGATGATTTCCAGGTTGAACCGTTACTTCTACGCAAAACAGTTAGTGAAGCGGTAGCCGAGAATCGCAGACTCTTCATACGCCGAGGCATTAAAGTAGATGTACAGGTGGATACCAATCTTGCGATATATAGCGATGCGAAATGGTTGATGTTTATGCTGACCCAAATCTTAACCAATGCCGTAAATTATACCTCCACCTCCGGTACCGCTAAAACTGTTACCCTCTCAGCTCAGCGTGCAGGCACCGACACGATTCTGGATATTACCGACCAAGGCATCGGTATTTCTCCTGAGGATTTGAAGCGGGTTTTTAATCCCTACTTTACGGGTGATCGTGGACGACATTATCATGAATCGACAGGTATGGGACTTTACCTCGTAAGAGAGATTTGCAGCAGGCTCGAACATAAGGTGGAAATTCAATCCCGACTCGGAGAAGGAACCCGTGTGCGACTTATATTCAGCAACAGTAATCATCTACAGAAATAA
- a CDS encoding response regulator transcription factor, which translates to METILIIEDDAKLASLLSTYLSKYEFRTVIVEDFNRVLEIFNHTNPDLVLLDVNLPKYDGFYWCRQIRTTSLCPILFISARDSGMDQVMALENGGDDYITKPFHYEVVLAKIRSHLRRAYGSYSQIQEERKLQSGELILYPERYVILYDGHTSELTQKEAVLLEALLLKEGRVVNRERLLDLMWKDQHFIDDNTLNVYITRVRKKLKDLGLGDIVETIRGAGYRLNVTKDLP; encoded by the coding sequence ATGGAGACTATTCTAATCATAGAGGACGATGCTAAGCTCGCGAGCCTTCTAAGCACGTATCTATCTAAATATGAATTTCGTACGGTGATAGTAGAGGATTTCAACAGGGTACTGGAGATTTTTAATCACACCAATCCCGACCTTGTCCTGCTGGACGTCAACCTGCCTAAATATGATGGGTTCTACTGGTGTCGCCAGATTCGCACCACCTCACTCTGCCCCATTCTATTTATATCCGCGCGAGATAGTGGAATGGATCAGGTGATGGCACTTGAAAATGGCGGGGATGATTACATCACCAAGCCTTTTCATTATGAAGTCGTACTTGCCAAAATCCGCAGCCATTTACGCAGAGCTTACGGCTCTTACTCACAGATTCAAGAGGAACGGAAGCTCCAGTCCGGAGAATTAATTCTTTATCCTGAGCGGTATGTAATCCTATATGATGGACATACGAGCGAGCTAACACAGAAAGAAGCGGTTCTGCTGGAAGCCTTATTGCTAAAAGAAGGTCGAGTGGTTAACCGGGAGCGTCTGCTGGATCTCATGTGGAAGGATCAGCATTTTATAGATGACAATACTTTAAATGTGTACATAACCCGTGTCCGCAAAAAGCTTAAGGATCTCGGTCTTGGCGATATTGTGGAAACCATAAGAGGCGCTGGCTATCGGCTTAATGTCACTAAGGATTTGCCATGA
- a CDS encoding phosphodiester glycosidase family protein, whose amino-acid sequence MKKLLFPFFLAFVLCLVPVYTICTSTAGAAPVPKNTVYVTKNNHSYIPLRLLNNFTGIHAEWNASDKRIAITNADTKITLTVGQATALVNDKPVTLTDSAFSDNGTVYIPLSFISKTLGFQLEWNQEASSVTLTNNGISSTLPVLTGALIKADSSPVVSASKTFKVGGRSFKAQTVTISLLHPKVKLDVVLAGNTVGKVEELSSLAKRNNAVVAINGTFFDAYTKGAYKAPYGYMVSGGKMLKNSSGDRRTIFTYDSNHLASLIPGLEFTNHFASGSMEGALQAGPRLLVNGKVSLNVAAEGFKDAKILTGGGARSALGLTRDHKLILLTTGGATIPQLAEMMKQAGAYQAMNLDGGASSGLYYNGKYLTTPGRQISNAIVVKYQ is encoded by the coding sequence ATGAAAAAGTTATTGTTCCCGTTCTTTCTTGCATTTGTACTATGTTTAGTTCCGGTTTACACAATTTGCACCTCCACTGCTGGTGCTGCTCCAGTTCCGAAAAACACCGTGTATGTGACCAAGAATAATCACTCGTACATCCCGCTGCGTCTCTTAAATAATTTCACCGGTATACATGCTGAATGGAATGCTAGTGACAAACGTATAGCCATTACGAACGCAGACACTAAGATTACACTTACTGTAGGACAAGCAACTGCGCTCGTCAACGACAAACCAGTTACACTAACCGACTCCGCTTTTAGTGATAACGGTACGGTATATATCCCTTTGTCTTTTATCAGCAAAACGCTGGGCTTTCAATTAGAGTGGAATCAGGAAGCCTCTTCTGTAACCCTTACTAATAACGGGATTTCATCAACGCTACCTGTACTGACTGGCGCACTTATCAAAGCAGATTCCTCCCCCGTTGTCAGTGCTAGTAAAACTTTCAAGGTGGGCGGCAGATCCTTCAAAGCCCAGACGGTCACAATATCCCTACTGCATCCTAAAGTGAAGCTCGACGTTGTACTAGCAGGAAATACGGTGGGAAAAGTGGAGGAACTGAGCAGTCTAGCCAAGCGTAATAATGCCGTAGTGGCTATTAATGGTACGTTCTTTGATGCCTACACCAAAGGGGCATACAAAGCTCCTTACGGTTACATGGTCAGTGGTGGAAAAATGCTCAAAAATAGCTCTGGAGATCGCCGCACGATTTTCACCTATGACAGCAATCACCTAGCCTCGCTTATTCCCGGACTAGAGTTTACGAACCATTTCGCTTCCGGATCTATGGAAGGGGCGCTCCAAGCCGGACCGCGTCTACTAGTGAACGGTAAGGTATCTCTTAATGTTGCGGCAGAAGGCTTCAAGGATGCCAAAATCTTAACAGGCGGCGGAGCCCGCAGCGCACTCGGCCTCACTCGCGACCACAAGCTGATTCTACTGACCACTGGTGGAGCTACTATTCCACAGCTGGCAGAAATGATGAAGCAGGCTGGAGCGTATCAAGCCATGAATCTGGATGGCGGCGCATCGAGCGGACTTTACTACAATGGCAAATATCTCACGACCCCTGGGCGTCAGATTAGCAATGCGATTGTGGTTAAGTATCAGTAG
- a CDS encoding histidine phosphatase family protein, producing the protein MTTIGLIRHGSTAWNKEGRAQGHTDNPLDAEGVQQAVLLAERLSTEHWDYLYSSDLLRARQTAEVIATRLGMKIAGLVPGIREMNAGQIEGTTEQDRVERWGSEWKKLDLGLESPEASEIRGSQAIEDIAEKHPGSRILVVSHGAILRSSLRRLFPELNVTALLSNTSITQIIKSDSTWNCELYNCARHLKV; encoded by the coding sequence ATGACTACAATAGGTTTAATTCGCCATGGAAGTACCGCGTGGAATAAGGAAGGCAGAGCGCAAGGGCATACGGATAATCCATTGGATGCTGAGGGTGTGCAGCAGGCGGTTCTTCTTGCCGAACGGCTCAGCACAGAACATTGGGACTATTTATATTCAAGTGATCTGCTTAGAGCGCGACAAACAGCAGAGGTAATTGCTACAAGGCTTGGTATGAAGATCGCCGGTTTAGTACCAGGTATCCGCGAGATGAACGCAGGGCAGATTGAAGGTACTACGGAACAAGATCGCGTTGAACGCTGGGGAAGTGAGTGGAAGAAGTTAGATTTGGGACTGGAAAGTCCAGAGGCCAGTGAGATCAGAGGCAGTCAGGCCATCGAAGATATCGCGGAGAAACATCCGGGCAGTCGTATATTGGTCGTTAGCCATGGTGCGATTTTACGGAGTAGTCTTAGAAGACTTTTTCCAGAACTGAATGTAACTGCTTTGCTGAGTAATACGTCTATCACCCAGATTATTAAATCCGATTCGACTTGGAATTGCGAGCTTTATAATTGTGCACGGCATTTGAAGGTATAA